One Setaria italica strain Yugu1 chromosome II, Setaria_italica_v2.0, whole genome shotgun sequence DNA segment encodes these proteins:
- the LOC101761313 gene encoding BTB/POZ domain-containing protein At1g55760-like — MLQTGAQSAFAQMLNDGILTDIVVNAIGGSIRAHRAVLAAHSAVFRCMFSHDLREKEQSAVDISDMSSDGCQALISYLYGTLSEEEFLAHRSELLFAGDKYGIAGLKETCEKSLIDDVDTDNVLERLQMAHLYGLSALKRTCMTMLVEFKRVHRIPEDFREFARTGDGDLVAEVMESCRRQGYLPPWYDLASAGRVRNQLVLVPKKEDDPA; from the coding sequence ATGCTGCAGACAGGCGCGCAGTCTGCTTTCGCCCAGATGCTAAACGACGGCATCCTCACCGACATCGTCGTCAACGCCATCGGCGGTAGCATCAGGGCACACCGTGCCGTCCTGGCCGCGCACTCGGCGGTGTTCAGGTGCATGTTCTCGCACGACCTCAGGGAGAAGGAGCAGTCCGCGGTGGACATCTCGGACATGTCTTCCGACGGGTGCCAGGCCTTGATCAGCTACCTCTACGGCACGCTGTCCGAGGAGGAGTTCTTGGCCCACCGGAGCGAGCTCCTCTTCGCCGGCGACAAGTACGGCATCGCCGGACTCAAGGAAACCTGCGAGAAGAGCCTGATCGACGACGTCGACACGGACAACGTGCTCGAGAGGCTGCAGATGGCACACCTGTACGGGCTGTCGGCGCTCAAGAGGACCTGCATGACTATGCTTGTGGAGTTCAAGAGGGTGCACAGGATACCAGAGGATTTCCGCGAGTTCGCGCGGACAGGGGATGGGGATCTCGTAGCCGAGGTCATGGAAAGTTGCAGACGACAAGGTTACTTACCACCTTGGTATGATCTTGCGAGCGCTGGCAGGGTGAGGAACCAGCTAGTACTAGTTCCTAAAAAAGAAGATGATCCTGCTTAG
- the LOC106804164 gene encoding BTB/POZ domain-containing protein At1g55760-like produces MHTFVSASFVIKFVDVKLRNDDGSSTSLWPPNQINTAVQTYAQFGFARMLNNGIFSDILVIADGGSLKAHRAVLAARSPVFMCMFSIDLEEKEQCIVDISDMSLEACRAFIRYIYGSIHRSELLSAGDKYDIVELKNNMCEISMVDDADNDNVLERLQMAHLYGLSTLKKTCMWLLVEFFKIYDAPEDFREFVHTGDPDLVAEVMQSCKGQGYRLRCWLQCHYLDWIHPVPKKEEDHT; encoded by the exons ATGCACACTTTTGTCTCAGCAAGTTTTGTTATCAAGTTTGTCGACGTCAAACTAAGAAATGAT GATGGTTCTTCAACCTCCCTATGGCCCCCGAACCAAATCAACACGGCGGTGCAGACGTACGCCCAGTTTGGTTTCGCACGCATGCTCAACAATGGCATCTTTAGCGACATCCTTGTGATTGCTGATGGTGGTAGCCTCAAGGCCCATCGTGCCGTCCTGGCTGCCCGGTCGCCAGTGTTCATGTGCATGTTCTCGATTGACCTCGAGGAGAAGGAGCAGTGCATAGTGGACATCTCGGACATGTCGCTTGAGGCATGCCGGGCCTTTATACGTTACATCTACGGCAGCATCCACCGGAGCGAGCTCCTCTCTGCCGGTGACAAGTACGACATCGTCGAACTCAAGAATAATATGTGCGAGATAAGCATGGTTGACGACGCTGACAATGACAACGTGCTGGAGAGGCTACAAATGGCTCATCTATATGGTTTGTCGACGCTCAAGAAGACATGTATGTGGCTGCTCGTGGAGTTCTTTAAGATATACGACGCCCCGGAGGATTTCCGTGAGTTCGTGCATACAGGTGACCCGGATCTCGTAGCTGAGGTCATGCAAAGTTGCAAGGGACAAGGTTATCGACTACGATGTTGGCTGCAATGCCACTACCTAGATTGGATCCACCCAGTTccgaagaaagaagaagatcacACATAG